One genomic region from Jiangella sp. DSM 45060 encodes:
- a CDS encoding glycosyltransferase, whose translation MSATATHAQAGGPRGGAVPRLSLGMPLYNAERYVAQAFDGLLAQDFADFEIIVSDNASTDRTWEICEQYARRDPRIRLYRNPENLGAAYNYNRTVDLARGPLFRWVAYDDVCAPTLLRRCVDALDADADAILAYPQTMLIDDDGAPLRPYRDGLDLRSAHAYRRVAQYARHWSLCNAVFGVMRSEVLRASGRIRPYPSSDVVLLAELAALGQFHEVPERLFFRRIHQASSRQGSTKNLATVAAWFDPKRVANTKPRRIQLVRRVTGTLAGLPAPLPQRLSCIAAFAAVWALRKAHMKASRVKHAVLDRAPAASRPTRRAGADASREAK comes from the coding sequence ATGTCCGCGACCGCGACACACGCCCAGGCAGGGGGCCCGCGCGGCGGCGCTGTGCCACGTCTCAGCCTCGGCATGCCGCTGTACAACGCCGAGCGCTATGTTGCGCAGGCATTCGATGGCCTACTTGCCCAGGACTTCGCAGACTTCGAGATCATCGTCAGCGACAACGCCTCAACCGACCGCACCTGGGAGATCTGCGAGCAGTATGCGCGGCGTGATCCCCGGATCCGGTTGTACCGCAATCCGGAGAACCTCGGCGCCGCGTACAACTACAACCGGACGGTCGACCTCGCTCGCGGGCCGCTGTTCCGCTGGGTCGCGTACGACGACGTCTGCGCCCCGACACTGCTGCGACGGTGCGTCGATGCGCTCGACGCCGACGCCGACGCGATCCTCGCCTACCCACAGACGATGCTCATCGACGACGACGGTGCGCCCCTCCGCCCCTACCGCGACGGCCTCGACCTGCGCTCAGCCCACGCCTACCGCCGGGTCGCTCAGTACGCCCGCCATTGGAGCCTGTGCAACGCCGTCTTCGGCGTCATGCGGAGCGAGGTGCTGCGCGCAAGCGGGCGAATCCGGCCCTACCCGTCGTCCGACGTGGTGCTGCTCGCGGAACTCGCCGCCCTCGGCCAGTTCCACGAGGTGCCCGAGCGGTTGTTCTTCCGGCGAATCCACCAGGCATCGAGCCGCCAGGGCAGCACGAAGAACCTTGCCACCGTCGCCGCCTGGTTCGACCCGAAGAGAGTGGCGAACACCAAGCCACGACGCATTCAACTCGTGCGCAGGGTCACGGGCACGCTCGCCGGTCTGCCGGCTCCCCTGCCCCAGCGGTTGAGCTGCATCGCGGCCTTCGCCGCGGTTTGGGCTCTGCGGAAGGCGCACATGAAGGCCAGCCGGGTGAAGCACGCGGTCCTCGATCGCGCTCCCGCCGCATCCAGACCCACACGCCGCGCAGGCGCCGACGCCTCGAGGGAGGCCAAATGA
- a CDS encoding class I SAM-dependent methyltransferase, producing MTFHPCLACGGDRLRPIADLGLTPVLNGVMFDDRDAARSAALGRLDLAGCPDCGHAVNVAFDPGLIDYDAEYDNSLHFSPTFQAYADDLAAWLVQTYGLRGGVVVEIGSGKGDFLASITALTGGTGVGYDPSTMPDREIPNVTLVSDYYRPGQDVEPYDLLVCRHVLEHLEDPAAILRSLRAAAPPDAVHYFEVPAAEFDFGPTGMWDFIYPHVSYFSAGSLHALMRRCGFEVVASGRSFAGQYAWVEVRAGSTDPAPADPAEHLALLADFAERHHEHVTRWRDDIARHGDRTVLWGAGSKGVSFLNAVDPEGRLTVVDLNPRKWHRFLPGSGHRVIAPADLPGEQVATVLVTNPAYQREITGQLGELGVPAEVVAV from the coding sequence ATGACCTTCCACCCGTGCCTCGCCTGTGGCGGCGACCGGCTCCGGCCGATCGCCGACCTCGGCCTGACGCCGGTGCTCAACGGCGTGATGTTCGACGACCGCGACGCCGCCCGGTCCGCGGCGCTCGGCCGGCTCGACCTCGCCGGGTGCCCGGACTGCGGGCACGCCGTGAACGTGGCGTTCGACCCGGGGCTGATCGACTACGACGCCGAGTACGACAACTCGCTGCACTTCTCCCCGACGTTCCAGGCCTACGCCGACGACCTCGCCGCCTGGCTGGTCCAGACCTACGGCCTGCGCGGCGGCGTCGTCGTCGAGATCGGCTCCGGCAAGGGCGACTTCCTCGCGTCGATCACCGCGCTCACCGGCGGCACCGGCGTCGGCTACGACCCCAGCACGATGCCCGACCGCGAGATCCCGAACGTGACGCTGGTCAGCGACTACTACCGGCCTGGCCAGGACGTCGAGCCGTACGACCTGCTGGTCTGCCGGCACGTGCTGGAGCACCTGGAGGACCCGGCGGCGATCCTGCGCTCGCTGCGCGCGGCCGCGCCGCCGGACGCCGTCCACTACTTCGAGGTGCCGGCCGCCGAGTTCGACTTCGGCCCCACCGGCATGTGGGACTTCATCTACCCGCACGTCTCCTACTTCTCCGCCGGGTCGCTGCACGCGCTGATGCGCCGCTGCGGGTTCGAGGTCGTGGCATCCGGGCGGTCGTTCGCCGGCCAGTACGCGTGGGTGGAGGTCCGCGCCGGCAGCACCGACCCGGCCCCCGCCGACCCGGCCGAGCACCTCGCCCTGCTCGCCGACTTCGCCGAGCGGCACCACGAGCACGTCACCCGCTGGCGCGACGACATCGCCCGGCACGGCGACCGGACGGTGCTGTGGGGCGCCGGCTCGAAGGGCGTGAGCTTCCTCAACGCCGTCGACCCGGAGGGCCGGCTCACCGTCGTCGACCTCAACCCGCGCAAGTGGCACCGCTTCCTGCCCGGCTCCGGGCACCGCGTCATCGCCCCCGCCGACCTGCCCGGCGAGCAGGTCGCCACCGTCCTCGTCACCAACCCCGCGTACCAGCGGGAGATCACCGGCCAACTCGGCGAGCTCGGCGTTCCCGCCGAGGTCGTCGCGGTCTGA